A genomic stretch from Arachis stenosperma cultivar V10309 chromosome 3, arast.V10309.gnm1.PFL2, whole genome shotgun sequence includes:
- the LOC130965431 gene encoding uncharacterized protein LOC130965431: MGNILNIEYEGLHLICFSCGKYGHRADQCSEGVATKDVQPRTGVSGEPTVDMESHDLCDNQGMKESQDNNSRLNQDPPDFGPWMMVRRQVRKKQGRISSDLTKSVPSNNNLLIVEDATDDIRQKVEGGSMFDILNVEENNCQNEPCENLCSQATMQVGLDPKEAQERPIKSNLGQKKVLRPGASKNPQANKKNPTIRIGPILPKKGFKTKAKVQEKNSILPEASVVMQNRISSSRNPETELKEKEILNRMREIEKQQWEAFDMTKRVNVLFEDNIAKSEFMCDHSSKRPLSVKMKGKNVEVESPKKPPDLSTGVPGAGGKGFPTLIRDLRRNYEAHLIILLETHISGDRGKIIRNKIGFDSCCVEEVRGHSGGRDSMPWMLTAIYGSPQRLMCKSLWDNLRDLRNSIDLPWCTIGDFNAILHSYEKRGGAPSQSGDACPDFISCVSDVGLLDLGFSGFPFTWKRGNLFERLDRALSDIDWQIKFPEASIKHLPSLKSDHSPIYLQLSPVALPNRRRRPFRFLAAWLNHPDFDNLVSNNWRVQESWSNGVENFKSSLKTWNSEVFGDINRKKVKDS; encoded by the exons ATGGGAAATATTCTTAACATAGAGTATGAAGGGCTCCACCTCATCTGCTTCTCGTGTGGAAAATATGGGCACAGGGCTGATCAGTGCAGTGAAGGTGTTGCGACCAAGGACGTTCAGCCGAGAACGGGAGTCTCCGGGGAACCAACAGTGGATATGGAAAGTCATGATTTGTGCGATAATCAAGGCATGAAGGAAAGCCAAGATAACAATAGTAGGCTCAATCAGGATCCCCCTGACTTTGGTCCGTGGATGATGGTGAGGAGGCAAGTCCGGAAGAAACAGGGAAGAATCTCGTCTGATTTAACTAAATCCGTTCCTTCTAATAATAACCTTCTCATTGTGGAAGATGCTACGGATGATATAAGGCAAAAAGTGGAAGGTGGATCCATGTTTGATATCTTAAATGTGGAAGAGAATAATTGTCAAAATGAGCCTTGTGAGAACTTGTGTTCACAAGCCACCATGCAGGTTGGGCTTGATCCAAAGGAAGCCCAAGAAAGACCTATCAAATCTAATCTTGGCCAAAAAAAGGTTTTAAGGCCAGGAGCAAGTAAAAACCCACaagcaaataaaaaaaatcctacCATAAGAATTGGGCCAATTTTGCCCAAGAAAGGCTTTAAGACTAAAGCAAAGGTCCAAGAAAAGAACTCTATCCTTCCTGAAGCTTCTGTAGTAATGCAAAATAGAATTTCTTCTTCCAGGAACCCCGAGACcgaattgaaagaaaaagagatcTTGAATCGTATGAGGGAAATTGAGAAACAACAATGGGAAGCCTTTGACATGACAAAGAGAGTGAATGTGCTATTTGAAGATAACATTGCGAAGAGTGAATTCATGTGTGATCATTCGAGTAAGCGGCCCCTCTCAGTGAAGATGAAGGGAAAGAACGTGGAGGTGGAGTCACCGAAGAAACCCCCGGATCTCAGCACGGGGGTCCC AGGAGCGGGTGGTAAAGGTTTTCCCACTCTTATCagggatttgaggagaaattaTGAAGCTCATCTGATCATTTTACTTGAGACCCACATCAGTGGGGACCGGGgtaaaattattagaaataaaataggGTTTGATAGCTGCTGTGTGGAAGAGGTTAGGGGCCATTCGGGAG GTAGAGATTCTATGCCCTGGATGCTAACGGCTATCTATGGGAGTCCTCAGAGATTGATGTGTAAGTCACTTTGGGATAATCTTCGAGATCTTCGGAATTCTATTGATCTTCCTTGGTGCACCATTGGCGACTTTAATGCCATCTTACACAGTTATGAAAAAAGGGGAGGAGCTCCTTCTCAAAGTGGTGATGCTTGCCCCGATTTTATATCTTGCGTCTCGGATGTAGGCCTTTTGGATTTGGGTTTCTCTGGCTTTCCCTTTACTTGGAAAAGAGGTAACTTGTTTGAACGCCTGGATAGAGCTCTTAGCGATATTGATTGGCAAATTAAATTTCCTGAAGCTTCCATTAAACATTTACCTTCTTTAAAGTCCGACCACTCCCCCATTTATCTTCAACTTTCTCCTGTTGCTCTCCCCAACAGGAGAAGACGTCCTTTTCGCTTCTTGGCAGCTTGGTTAAATCATCCAGATTTCGATAATCTGGTCTCCAATAACTGGAGGGTCCAAGAATCTTGGAGTAATGGTGTTGAGAATTTTAAAAGCTCTCTGAAGACGTGGAATTCTGAGGTTTTTGGAGATATTAACAGAAAAAAAGTCAAGGATTCTTAG